The following coding sequences lie in one Arachis hypogaea cultivar Tifrunner chromosome 9, arahy.Tifrunner.gnm2.J5K5, whole genome shotgun sequence genomic window:
- the LOC112711004 gene encoding uncharacterized protein yields the protein MTNRDLMLGQNHNLAIGHDQQLVMGHDHNMDLSQNHALELGPAHEHHMDLGQSHDHELGLENAHDQDHGLEMGQTHDQEGEHGHSYGHEHELSMDHKPEHDDRELPLPEHNHELVLSENNDLTVSENQEFDENTALTVVQNTEMGIESADHMDIEQSQLMLSTPVIQARVVAVNPTYELSVGQEFPDVKSCRRALRDAAIALHFEMQTIKSDKTRFTAKCASEGCPWRIHAAKLPGVPTFTIRTIHENHTCGGIAHLGHQQASVQWVANSVEQRLKENPNCKPKEILEEIHRVHGITLSYKQAWRGKERIMAAMRGSFEEGYRLLPQYCEQLKRTNPGSIASVYGSPTENCFQRLFISFQACIYGFLNACRPLLGLDRTYLKSKYLGTLLLATGFDGDGALFPLAFGVVDEENDDNWMWFLSELHNLLEINTENMPRLTILSNRQKGIVDGVEANFPTAFHGFCMRHLSDSFRKEFNNTLLVNLLWEAANALTVIEFEAKVLEIEEISQDAAYWIRRIPPRLWATAYFEGQRFGHLTANIVESLNTWILEASGLPIIQMMECIRRQLMTWFNERRETSMQWTSILVPSAERRVAEALEHARTYQVLRANEAEFEVISHEGTNIVDIRNRCCLCRGWQLYGLPCAHAVAALLSCRQNVHRFTESCFTIATYRKTYSQTIHPIPDKSLWKELSEGDPNATNVLEVVINPPKSLRPPGRPRKKRVRAEDRGRVKRVVHCSRCNQTGHFRTTCAAPI from the coding sequence ATGACTAATCGAGATTTGATGCTTGGTCAAAATCATAACTTAGCAATTGGCCATGACCAGCAATTAGTGATGGGCCATGATCATAATATGGACCTGAGCCAGAATCATGCATTGGAACTGGGGCCTGCCCATGAGCATCACATGGATCTGGGGCAAAGTCATGATCATGAACTTGGTCTGGAAAATGCCCACGACCAAGACCATGGGTTGGAGATGGGACAGACCCATGATCAAGAAGGCGAGCATGGTCACAGTTATGGGCATGAGCATGAACTCTCCATGGATCACAAACCTGAGCATGATGACCGGGAGTTACCCCTTCCTGAGCATAACCATGAATTGGTACTATCAGAGAACAATGATTTGACCGTTTCTGAGAACCAGGAATTTGATGAGAACACAGCCCTGACTGTGGTTCAGAACACGGAAATGGGCATTGAATCTGCCGATCATATGGATATTGAACAGTCCCAGCTTATGCTATCTACTCCTGTAATTCAGGCTCGTGTAGTTGCTGTAAATCCCACTTATGAACTCTCAGTCGGGCAAGAATTCCCTGATGTGAAGAGTTGTCGAAGGGCATTGAGGGATGCAGCAATTGCTTTGCACTTTGAGATGCAAACCATAAAATCCGACAAGACCCGCTTTACTGCTAAATGTGCAAGTGAAGGCTGTCCTTGGCGCATTCATGCGGCCAAGCTCCCAGGGGTTCCAACATTTACCATTAGGACCATCCATGAGAATCATACATGTGGAGGAATCGCTCATCTTGGCCATCAACAAGCCTCAGTTCAGTGGGTCGCTAACTCTGTGGAGCAAAGGCTGAAAGAAAACCCTAATTGCAAGCCAAAGGAAATATTGGAAGAGATCCATAGGGTTCATGGTATCACCTTATCTTACAAGCAGGCATGGAGAGGCAAGGAGCGTATCATGGCTGCAATGCGTGGTTCTTTCGAAGAAGGGTATAGATTGCTTCCACAATACTGCGAACAATTGAAACGCACAAACCCCGGCAGTATTGCATCTGTTTATGGAAGTCCCACTGAGAATTGCTTCCAACGTCTCTTTATTTCCTTTCAAGCTTGTATATATGGCTTTTTAAATGCTTGTCGGCCACTCTTGGGGCTTGATAGAACATATTTAAAAAGCAAGTATCTCGGTACCTTACTTCTTGCTACTGGATTTGATGGTGACGGTGCCCTCTTTCCTTTGGCATTTGGTGTCGTTGATGAGGAGAATGATGATAATTGGATGTGGTTTCTGTCTGAACTTCACAACCTGCTTGAGATTAACACTGAAAACATGCCAAGGCTTACAATTCTGTCTAACAGACAGAAGGGAATTGTTGATGGCGTTGAAGCCAATTTTCCCACAGCATTCCATGGATTTTGTATGCGTCACTTGAGTGACAGCTTTCGGAAGGAATTTAATAACACCTTGCTTGTTAATCTGTTATGGGAAGCAGCCAATGCACTTACTGTGATTGAATTCGAAGCAAAAGTTCTGGAGATCGAAGAGATATCACAAGATGCTGCATATTGGATTCGAAGAATTCCCCCCCGACTGTGGGCTACCGCATATTTTGAGGGGCAAAGGTTTGGTCATTTGACAGCTAATATTGTTGAATCTTTGAACACTTGGATATTGGAGGCATCCGGGCTTCCCATAATTCAAATGATGGAATGCATCAGAAGGCAGCTAATGACTTGGTTTAATGAACGGCGAGAGACCAGCATGCAGTGGACATCAATACTTGTACCTTCTGCTGAGAGACGtgttgcagaggctcttgaacatGCTCGTACATATCAGGTTCTTCGTGCAAACGAAGCTGAATTTGAAGTTATATCTCATGAAGGAACGAATATAGTTGATATTAGGAATCGTTGCTGTCTTTGTCGTGGTTGGCAGCTCTATGGTTTGCCCTGTGCGCATGCAGTGGCAGCACTTCTTTCCTGCAGGCAGAATGTCCACAGATTCACGGAGAGCTGTTTTACAATTGCAACATACCGGAAGACATATTCCCAAACCATTCACCCAATTCCTGATAAGTCTTTGTGGAAGGAATTGTCTGAAGGGGATCCCAATGCAACCAACGTTCTTGAAGTTGTCATTAACCCTCCTAAATCACTCAGACCACCTGGACGACCAAGGAAGAAGCGAGTTCGTGCGGAGGACCGCGGCCGTGTCAAGCGTGTGGTGCATTGTAGTCGTTGCAATCAAACAGGCCACTTTAGAACCACATGTGCAGCTCCCATCTGA